From a region of the Zingiber officinale cultivar Zhangliang chromosome 4B, Zo_v1.1, whole genome shotgun sequence genome:
- the LOC121978598 gene encoding uncharacterized protein LOC121978598 — protein sequence MEAEASFSTISPPVFDGDNYQIWAVRMETYLDALDLWEALDVDYEIPVLPANPTMAQIKVHKEKKTKKSKAKACLFAAVSATIFSRIMSLQTTKEIWDYLKSEYEGDERIRGMQVLNLIRDFEMQKMKKTETIKEYADRLLGIANRVRLLGSSLTDSRIVEKILVTLPERFEATITTFENTKDLTKITLAELLNALQAQEQRRAMRREGEIEGALPARHNDVGNFRK from the coding sequence ATGGAAGCAGAAGCAAGTTTCTCTACTATTTCTCCACCAGTGTTCGATGGAGATAATTACCAGATATGGGCAGTACGCATGGAGACATACTTGGATGCTTTGGATCTTTGGGAAGCACTCGATGTTGATTACGAAATTCCTGTACTTCCTGCAAATCCTACCATGGCTCAGATCAAAGTACATAAggagaagaagacgaagaagtCAAAGGCTAAAGCTTGTTTGTTTGCTGCAGTTTCAGCCACTATATTTTCTCGAATCATGTCTCTTCAGACGACAAAGGAGATCTGggattatctcaagtcagaatatGAAGGAGATGAAAGAATTCGTGGAATGCAGGTGTTGAATCTAATTCGTGATTTTGAGATGCAGAAAATGAAGAAAACAGAGACCATCAAGGAGTATGCTGACAGACTTCTTGGGATAGCAAATCGAGTTCGATTACTAGGTTCTTCATTGACAGACTCAAGAATTGTTGAGAAAATTCTTGTAACTCTGCCCGAAAGGTTTGAGGCTACCATCACTACTTTCGAAAATACGAAGGATCTGACCAAAATTACACTGGCAGAACTCTTGAATGCCTTACAAGCACAAGAACAGAGGCGTGCAATGAGGCGAGAGGGAGAAATTGAAGGAGCTTTACCAGCCAGGCATAATGATGTTGGCAATTTCAGAAAATAG